The Acidimicrobiales bacterium genome includes a window with the following:
- a CDS encoding ATP-binding cassette domain-containing protein, protein MTVLYEKDDTATFDRTTEATVTPVAAVSPQGFCVEVNEVSRRVHVRGRGEVTLLDAVSFSVAAGELVAIVGLSGAGKTTLLDAMAGVAPTSAGSVRFDGIDLQVNLGKFRGVIGYVPQDDIIHADLPLQRTLRYAARLRLPSSITSAEVDHAVRAAIDTVGLTEHAHVRVGSLSGGQRKRASIAVELLTEPRAFFLDEPTSGLDPATSAELSAHLRELADRSATVVFTTHSAEDLALCDRIVFMAPGGRVAFVGTVDEALEQFGVSSVPELYRRLAKVDTTTYAAGTAGAVPIPAAGTHDVKRRPVASGLTQWGVLTRRALETFVRNPLTLAILVASPALVVGMFAILFRPGAFDFQDPSPSSMVMIGFWIVFAAFFFGLTYGLLQICTERAILRRERLVGLRLGAYVASKVTVLVPFLLVVVVAMLAVLRLLDRLPSRPLATYASMAVGLLLCALAALGLGLLTSALVRNVAQATLALPMLCFPAVLFAGAILPVNLMARAGAVLSMMMPSRWAFEAVGHDLGARQILGHGGSTLGPPLLASFGDAGTASTGTYWLILAAFAVLFLVATWGVLVRNTSTSMR, encoded by the coding sequence ATGACCGTACTTTACGAGAAGGACGACACTGCAACGTTCGACAGAACGACCGAAGCCACTGTGACCCCCGTCGCCGCCGTCTCGCCCCAGGGCTTCTGCGTCGAAGTCAACGAGGTGTCCCGGCGCGTTCATGTCCGCGGCCGGGGCGAGGTCACCCTGCTGGACGCCGTGTCGTTCTCCGTCGCGGCTGGTGAGCTCGTGGCCATCGTCGGCCTCAGCGGTGCGGGCAAGACGACACTGCTGGACGCGATGGCCGGCGTCGCCCCGACCTCCGCGGGATCGGTGCGCTTCGATGGCATCGACCTGCAGGTCAACCTGGGGAAATTCCGCGGCGTGATCGGCTACGTGCCCCAGGACGACATCATCCACGCCGACCTACCCCTGCAACGCACGCTCCGTTACGCAGCGCGGCTCCGGCTCCCCTCGTCCATCACCTCGGCCGAGGTCGACCACGCGGTGCGTGCCGCGATCGACACCGTAGGCCTGACCGAACACGCCCACGTCCGTGTCGGCTCCTTGAGCGGTGGGCAGCGAAAGCGAGCCAGCATTGCCGTCGAGCTGCTTACCGAGCCGCGCGCGTTCTTCCTGGATGAGCCGACGTCTGGCCTCGACCCAGCCACCAGCGCGGAGCTGAGCGCCCACCTGCGGGAGCTTGCCGACCGGTCGGCCACCGTCGTGTTCACGACCCACTCGGCCGAAGACCTCGCCCTATGCGATCGCATCGTGTTCATGGCACCGGGTGGACGAGTCGCCTTCGTCGGCACCGTCGACGAAGCGCTCGAGCAGTTCGGCGTTAGCTCGGTCCCAGAGCTCTACCGTCGCCTGGCCAAAGTGGACACCACCACCTACGCCGCGGGCACGGCAGGCGCCGTGCCGATACCCGCCGCCGGCACCCACGACGTGAAAAGGCGTCCTGTGGCGAGCGGGCTCACGCAATGGGGTGTCCTTACACGCCGGGCGCTCGAGACATTCGTGCGCAACCCCTTGACGCTCGCGATCCTTGTGGCGTCACCGGCGCTGGTCGTCGGCATGTTCGCCATCCTCTTCCGACCCGGCGCGTTCGACTTCCAGGACCCGAGCCCGAGCTCGATGGTGATGATCGGCTTCTGGATCGTCTTTGCCGCCTTCTTCTTCGGGCTCACCTACGGATTGCTCCAGATTTGCACCGAGCGCGCGATCCTGCGCCGCGAACGCCTCGTCGGCCTTCGACTGGGCGCGTACGTGGCGTCAAAGGTGACAGTCCTTGTGCCGTTCCTCCTCGTCGTGGTTGTGGCAATGCTGGCTGTGCTTCGTCTGCTGGACCGCCTGCCCAGTCGCCCCCTGGCAACATACGCCTCGATGGCGGTCGGCCTCTTGTTGTGCGCCTTGGCGGCTCTTGGCCTCGGTCTGCTCACCTCGGCCCTGGTCAGAAACGTGGCGCAAGCGACGCTTGCCCTGCCGATGTTGTGCTTTCCCGCCGTGTTGTTCGCAGGCGCGATCCTCCCGGTCAACCTCATGGCGAGGGCCGGCGCGGTTCTCAGCATGATGATGCCGTCGCGCTGGGCCTTCGAGGCAGTCGGTCATGACCTCGGGGCGCGGCAGATCCTCGGTCATGGCGGCTCAACACTCGGGCCTCCGCTCCTGGCGTCCTTCGGCGACGCCGGCACAGCATCCACCGGCACCTACTGGCTGATTCTCGCTGCGTTCGCGGTCCTGTTCCTGGTCGCCACCTGGGGTGTCCTCGTACGCAACACATCGACCTCGATGCGCTGA
- a CDS encoding RNA polymerase subunit sigma-70: MPTDEFDAVTEPHRHELRVHCYRMLGSVHDADDLVQETMLRAWRAYDRYDPERASVRTWLYRIATNACLNALASRARRPLPSAVGALFEDPEAAFVPGVEVPWLEPIPADPAASAVERSRLRLAFVAALQLLPPRQRAALILREVFEVPAAEVAELLSTTTASVNSALQRARAGLAHAGVDPDAQAEPAAKQRAVVDRYVAAFERTDVAGLTALLADNVVLEMPPMWNWYAGIEPYRGFMRRVFRLRGAAWRTVPLWANGEAGFAAYAAGVLHSVQILTVAEGRVTRTTVYQDEAVFDLFSLDR; this comes from the coding sequence ATGCCCACGGACGAATTCGACGCAGTGACCGAACCGCACCGCCATGAGCTCCGGGTCCACTGCTACCGGATGTTGGGATCTGTGCACGACGCCGATGACCTTGTGCAGGAGACCATGTTGCGGGCCTGGCGGGCCTACGACCGGTACGATCCCGAACGGGCATCGGTCCGCACGTGGCTCTACAGGATCGCGACGAACGCCTGCCTGAACGCGCTCGCGAGCCGGGCGCGGCGCCCGTTGCCGTCGGCGGTGGGCGCACTGTTCGAAGACCCCGAGGCTGCGTTCGTTCCTGGCGTCGAAGTACCGTGGCTCGAGCCGATCCCCGCCGATCCAGCGGCGTCTGCGGTCGAACGAAGCCGGCTCCGGCTCGCGTTCGTGGCTGCCTTGCAGTTGCTCCCGCCACGCCAGCGGGCCGCGCTCATCCTCCGCGAGGTGTTCGAAGTGCCCGCTGCCGAGGTCGCCGAACTGCTCAGCACTACGACTGCGAGCGTCAACAGCGCTCTACAGCGGGCCCGGGCCGGCCTGGCCCATGCCGGCGTCGACCCAGATGCGCAGGCCGAGCCTGCGGCCAAGCAACGGGCCGTCGTCGACCGCTACGTCGCCGCGTTCGAGCGGACTGACGTCGCCGGCCTCACCGCGCTGCTGGCCGACAACGTGGTGCTCGAGATGCCACCGATGTGGAACTGGTACGCCGGCATCGAGCCCTACCGCGGATTCATGCGGCGGGTGTTCCGCCTAAGGGGTGCCGCCTGGAGGACCGTGCCTCTGTGGGCGAACGGCGAGGCCGGTTTCGCCGCATACGCGGCCGGGGTGCTCCACAGCGTCCAGATCCTGACGGTGGCTGAAGGGCGGGTGACCCGCACCACTGTCTACCAGGACGAGGCGGTGTTCGATCTCTTCTCCCTCGACCGATGA
- a CDS encoding MOSC domain-containing protein translates to MTSDEPDVGARLSRFFGREVRLAQAAPEDFTIDQYHPDVEELDPEGHRDTVAESKLGSAFFAEAGLPSAVPVGSFFDLFPVSLLTSSTLDRLNGLRSESRFDARRFRMNVIVATEKEGFLENEWFGRELSIGGDVRLRASIPDPRCVMTTLAQDDLPKDAEVLRTLVQNNRLEVPGAGRYPCAGVYAVAESAGTMQEGDAVSLV, encoded by the coding sequence GTGACGAGTGATGAGCCAGACGTCGGAGCTCGCCTCTCGCGGTTCTTCGGGCGCGAGGTCAGGCTCGCCCAGGCTGCTCCTGAGGACTTCACGATTGATCAGTACCACCCTGACGTCGAGGAGCTGGACCCGGAGGGACATCGCGACACCGTCGCCGAGTCGAAGCTCGGGTCGGCGTTCTTCGCTGAAGCCGGACTCCCTTCTGCCGTCCCGGTCGGCTCGTTCTTCGACCTCTTCCCTGTCTCTCTCCTGACGAGCTCCACACTCGACCGGCTGAACGGTCTGCGTTCCGAGAGCCGGTTCGACGCGCGCCGGTTCCGCATGAACGTCATTGTGGCCACCGAGAAGGAGGGATTCCTCGAGAACGAGTGGTTCGGTCGGGAGCTGTCGATCGGTGGCGATGTGCGGCTCAGGGCCTCGATCCCTGACCCCCGGTGCGTGATGACCACACTGGCACAGGATGACCTTCCGAAGGACGCCGAGGTTCTCCGCACGCTCGTCCAGAACAACAGACTCGAGGTCCCCGGCGCTGGGCGCTATCCGTGTGCCGGGGTCTACGCGGTCGCGGAGTCCGCTGGCACGATGCAAGAAGGTGACGCAGTTTCGCTCGTCTGA
- a CDS encoding dihydrofolate reductase family protein — protein sequence MGKVIVIEFVTLDGIVEDPDGSGGTPGGGWAFRFGPDAVAGDKFKLGPIFDTGVLLVGRSTWELFSRIWPNRTGEFANAMNRIQKVVVSRSAPIFDAWSNTSPLEGELVEGVSSLRRDRDVVVVGSMSVVHALAAADAVDEYRLLVFPTALGAGEKLFVAPVDLQLTSIEVSSTAVLARYQRAASPV from the coding sequence ATGGGCAAGGTCATCGTCATCGAGTTCGTCACGCTGGACGGCATCGTCGAGGACCCAGACGGCTCGGGTGGCACGCCCGGAGGCGGCTGGGCGTTCCGCTTCGGTCCCGACGCGGTGGCCGGCGACAAGTTCAAGCTCGGCCCGATCTTTGACACTGGCGTGCTTCTGGTCGGGCGCTCGACGTGGGAGCTTTTCTCCCGCATCTGGCCGAACCGCACCGGCGAGTTCGCCAACGCCATGAACCGCATCCAGAAAGTCGTCGTCTCGCGCTCGGCGCCAATCTTCGATGCCTGGAGCAACACGTCACCGCTCGAGGGCGAGCTCGTCGAGGGCGTGAGCAGCTTGAGGCGCGATCGGGACGTGGTCGTCGTCGGTAGCATGAGTGTGGTGCACGCGCTGGCGGCCGCCGACGCCGTCGACGAATATCGCTTGCTCGTGTTCCCGACCGCGCTTGGCGCGGGGGAGAAGCTCTTCGTTGCGCCCGTGGACCTGCAGCTCACGTCGATCGAGGTATCGAGCACCGCCGTGCTCGCCCGTTACCAGCGGGCGGCCTCGCCAGTGTGA
- a CDS encoding haloacid dehalogenase-like hydrolase: MGRLVLWDVDGTLLRTPGIGVAAMHRALERVVGVAPAETVRFAGMLDSDIALAYLESMKADPEVHLQPVLAACVEELEAAREDIAERGWVLPGVTDALAALDKERGVRETLLTGNLRANAILKVSVLGLDPWLDLEVGAYGEDARQRHELVPVALERLAKLRNRIYHRGEVWVIGDSENDLACAKKSGAHCLLVGTGWGLPDGAAEEADAFMEEISDTDAVLDIILG, encoded by the coding sequence GTGGGCCGCTTGGTGCTCTGGGACGTGGACGGGACATTGCTGAGGACGCCAGGAATCGGCGTCGCAGCCATGCACCGGGCGCTCGAACGGGTGGTGGGCGTAGCCCCTGCTGAGACGGTGCGCTTCGCGGGCATGCTCGACTCGGACATTGCCCTCGCCTACCTGGAATCAATGAAGGCTGACCCGGAGGTCCATCTGCAACCGGTGCTCGCCGCCTGTGTGGAAGAGCTCGAGGCGGCCAGGGAGGACATCGCCGAGCGCGGTTGGGTTCTCCCTGGGGTCACCGATGCTCTGGCCGCCCTTGATAAGGAGCGGGGAGTACGCGAAACGCTGCTGACGGGCAACTTGCGGGCCAACGCCATCCTAAAGGTCAGCGTCCTGGGACTCGATCCGTGGCTGGACCTGGAGGTAGGAGCCTACGGGGAAGACGCCCGTCAGCGTCACGAGTTGGTGCCGGTTGCTCTCGAACGGCTTGCCAAGCTCCGCAACCGGATCTACCACCGTGGGGAGGTGTGGGTCATCGGCGACAGCGAGAACGACCTCGCTTGCGCGAAGAAGAGCGGCGCTCACTGCCTGCTCGTGGGAACTGGATGGGGCCTTCCGGACGGGGCCGCCGAGGAGGCCGACGCCTTCATGGAGGAGATATCGGATACCGACGCCGTGCTCGACATCATCTTGGGATGA